Proteins from one Anastrepha obliqua isolate idAnaObli1 chromosome 2, idAnaObli1_1.0, whole genome shotgun sequence genomic window:
- the LOC129239028 gene encoding phosphatidylinositol N-acetylglucosaminyltransferase subunit A isoform X1, with translation MRICMVTDFFYPSIGGVEEHVFNLSQILLGHGHKVIVLTHSYGNCKGIRYLTNGLKVYYLPIKPFYNQCILPTILCQIPLIRCVLLRECIEVVHGHSAFSTLAHEAMIIGNMMGLRTVFTDHSLFGFADLSAVFTNKMLEINLANVNHCICVSHIGKENTVLRARIPKENVSVIPNAVDTALFTPEPSKRPMDGTINIVVASRLVYRKGIDLLAGVIPRFRHAPNINFIIVGDGPKRDLLEEVRERTNMQDRVELIGAVEHSQVRDILVRGHIFVNTSLTEAYCMAIVEAASCGLQVVSTRVGGIPEVLPLSLIILTEPEIDSVYQGILKALNRYTHFCNKQQHNLVESSACGNGYAMGNGAVSTTSSHKRTSLAKTRHTNSVVHKLKDPKNTENLENNDDSEAVLCPYKCNEIVSSLYNWENVTQRTEKVYARILAEPEKSLGALLYGYMRSKVWPFLLVISMAHVLLLFLEYLRPRRYMEKAKELTRLRNN, from the exons atgcgaATATG TATGGTTACGGATTTCTTTTATCCAAGCATAGGCGGTGTAGAGGAACATGTTTTCAATTTATCTCAAATCCTATTAGGTCACGGACATAAA GTCATTGTGCTGACACACTCCTATGGCAATTGCAAAGGTATTCGTTACTTAACCAATGGATTAAAAGTGTATTACCTGCCAATTAAGCCGTTCTACAATCAATGTATACTGCCCACTATATTATGCCAAATTCCTTTAATACGTTGCGTGTTGTTGCGGGAGTGCATCGAGGTGGTGCACGGCCATTCGGCATTTAGCACACTGGCACATGAAGCGATGATTATTGGAAATATGATGGGTTTGAGG ACTGTTTTTACAGATCATAGCCTTTTTGGTTTTGCCGATTTATCAGCCGTTTTCACCAATAAAATGTTGGAGATCAATTTGGCCAACGTAAATCACTGTATCTGTGTCTCTCATATTG GGAAAGAAAACACTGTATTGCGAGCGCGTATACCAAAGGAAAACGTTTCTGTAATTCCAAATGCTGTCGACACTGCCTTATTTACACCCGAACCAAGTAAACGACCTATGGATGGCACAA TTAATATTGTCGTCGCTTCACGCCTTGTTTATCGTAAAGGTATTGATTTGCTGGCTGGCGTTATTCCACGATTTAGGCATGCGCCTAATATAAATTTCATTATAGTTGGTGATGGACCAAAACGTGATCTACTTGAAGAAGTACGTGAGAGGACCAATATGCAAGATAGGGTTGAGTTAATAGGAGCGGTTGAACATTCACAAGTTCGCGACATTCTTGTACGTGGCCACATTTTCGTCAACACCTCACTCACGGAAGCTTACTGCATGGCTATAGTAGAAGCGGCTTCATGTGGCCTGCAAGTTGTATCTACTCGTGTGGGAGGTATACCTGAAGTATTACCATTGAGTTTAATAATACTAACGGAACCCGAAATTGATTCCGTTTACCAAGGCATTCTCAAAGCCCTTAACCGTTACACACACTTTTGTAATAAGCAACAACACAATTTAGTTGAGTCTAGTGCCTGTGGTAATGGCTATGCAATGGGAAATGGTGCTGTTTCAACAACTAGTTCACACAAACGTACGTCCCTGGCAAAAACACGACATACAAACTCAGTTGTGCATAAATTAAAGGATCCAAAAAATACCGAAAACTTGGAAAATAATGATGATAGTGAAGCTGTGCTTTGcccatataaatgcaatgaaattgTTTCGTCACTCTACAATTGGGAGAACGTTACACAACGTACGGAGAAAGTATATGCGCGCATTTTGGCCGAGCCTGAAAAGTCACTTGGCGCTCTGCTTTATGGTTACATGCGCAGTAAAGTATGGCCATTCCTGCTGGTGATATCTATGGCACATGTACTGCTGTTATTTTTAGAGTATTTACGTCCAcgtcgttatatggagaaagcCAAAGAACTGACGCGTTTGCGTAACAACTAA
- the LOC129239028 gene encoding phosphatidylinositol N-acetylglucosaminyltransferase subunit A isoform X2 yields the protein MRICMVTDFFYPSIGGVEEHVFNLSQILLGHGHKVIVLTHSYGNCKGIRYLTNGLKVYYLPIKPFYNQCILPTILCQIPLIRCVLLRECIEVVHGHSAFSTLAHEAMIIGNMMGLRTVFTDHSLFGFADLSAVFTNKMLEINLANVNHCICVSHIGKENTVLRARIPKENVSVIPNAVDTALFTPEPSKRPMDGTINIVVASRLVYRKVGDGPKRDLLEEVRERTNMQDRVELIGAVEHSQVRDILVRGHIFVNTSLTEAYCMAIVEAASCGLQVVSTRVGGIPEVLPLSLIILTEPEIDSVYQGILKALNRYTHFCNKQQHNLVESSACGNGYAMGNGAVSTTSSHKRTSLAKTRHTNSVVHKLKDPKNTENLENNDDSEAVLCPYKCNEIVSSLYNWENVTQRTEKVYARILAEPEKSLGALLYGYMRSKVWPFLLVISMAHVLLLFLEYLRPRRYMEKAKELTRLRNN from the exons atgcgaATATG TATGGTTACGGATTTCTTTTATCCAAGCATAGGCGGTGTAGAGGAACATGTTTTCAATTTATCTCAAATCCTATTAGGTCACGGACATAAA GTCATTGTGCTGACACACTCCTATGGCAATTGCAAAGGTATTCGTTACTTAACCAATGGATTAAAAGTGTATTACCTGCCAATTAAGCCGTTCTACAATCAATGTATACTGCCCACTATATTATGCCAAATTCCTTTAATACGTTGCGTGTTGTTGCGGGAGTGCATCGAGGTGGTGCACGGCCATTCGGCATTTAGCACACTGGCACATGAAGCGATGATTATTGGAAATATGATGGGTTTGAGG ACTGTTTTTACAGATCATAGCCTTTTTGGTTTTGCCGATTTATCAGCCGTTTTCACCAATAAAATGTTGGAGATCAATTTGGCCAACGTAAATCACTGTATCTGTGTCTCTCATATTG GGAAAGAAAACACTGTATTGCGAGCGCGTATACCAAAGGAAAACGTTTCTGTAATTCCAAATGCTGTCGACACTGCCTTATTTACACCCGAACCAAGTAAACGACCTATGGATGGCACAA TTAATATTGTCGTCGCTTCACGCCTTGTTTATCGTAAAG TTGGTGATGGACCAAAACGTGATCTACTTGAAGAAGTACGTGAGAGGACCAATATGCAAGATAGGGTTGAGTTAATAGGAGCGGTTGAACATTCACAAGTTCGCGACATTCTTGTACGTGGCCACATTTTCGTCAACACCTCACTCACGGAAGCTTACTGCATGGCTATAGTAGAAGCGGCTTCATGTGGCCTGCAAGTTGTATCTACTCGTGTGGGAGGTATACCTGAAGTATTACCATTGAGTTTAATAATACTAACGGAACCCGAAATTGATTCCGTTTACCAAGGCATTCTCAAAGCCCTTAACCGTTACACACACTTTTGTAATAAGCAACAACACAATTTAGTTGAGTCTAGTGCCTGTGGTAATGGCTATGCAATGGGAAATGGTGCTGTTTCAACAACTAGTTCACACAAACGTACGTCCCTGGCAAAAACACGACATACAAACTCAGTTGTGCATAAATTAAAGGATCCAAAAAATACCGAAAACTTGGAAAATAATGATGATAGTGAAGCTGTGCTTTGcccatataaatgcaatgaaattgTTTCGTCACTCTACAATTGGGAGAACGTTACACAACGTACGGAGAAAGTATATGCGCGCATTTTGGCCGAGCCTGAAAAGTCACTTGGCGCTCTGCTTTATGGTTACATGCGCAGTAAAGTATGGCCATTCCTGCTGGTGATATCTATGGCACATGTACTGCTGTTATTTTTAGAGTATTTACGTCCAcgtcgttatatggagaaagcCAAAGAACTGACGCGTTTGCGTAACAACTAA
- the LOC129239028 gene encoding phosphatidylinositol N-acetylglucosaminyltransferase subunit A isoform X3: MRICMVTDFFYPSIGGVEEHVFNLSQILLGHGHKVIVLTHSYGNCKGIRYLTNGLKVYYLPIKPFYNQCILPTILCQIPLIRCVLLRECIEVVHGHSAFSTLAHEAMIIGNMMGLRTVFTDHSLFGFADLSAVFTNKMLEINLANVNHCICVSHIGKENTVLRARIPKENVSVIPNAVDTALFTPEPSKRPMDGTINIVVASRLVYRKGIDLLAGVIPRFRHAPNINFIIVGDGPKRDLLEEVRERTNMQDRVELIGAVEHSQVRDILVRGHIFVNTSLTEAYCMAIVEAASCGLQVVSTRVGGILKALNRYTHFCNKQQHNLVESSACGNGYAMGNGAVSTTSSHKRTSLAKTRHTNSVVHKLKDPKNTENLENNDDSEAVLCPYKCNEIVSSLYNWENVTQRTEKVYARILAEPEKSLGALLYGYMRSKVWPFLLVISMAHVLLLFLEYLRPRRYMEKAKELTRLRNN, from the exons atgcgaATATG TATGGTTACGGATTTCTTTTATCCAAGCATAGGCGGTGTAGAGGAACATGTTTTCAATTTATCTCAAATCCTATTAGGTCACGGACATAAA GTCATTGTGCTGACACACTCCTATGGCAATTGCAAAGGTATTCGTTACTTAACCAATGGATTAAAAGTGTATTACCTGCCAATTAAGCCGTTCTACAATCAATGTATACTGCCCACTATATTATGCCAAATTCCTTTAATACGTTGCGTGTTGTTGCGGGAGTGCATCGAGGTGGTGCACGGCCATTCGGCATTTAGCACACTGGCACATGAAGCGATGATTATTGGAAATATGATGGGTTTGAGG ACTGTTTTTACAGATCATAGCCTTTTTGGTTTTGCCGATTTATCAGCCGTTTTCACCAATAAAATGTTGGAGATCAATTTGGCCAACGTAAATCACTGTATCTGTGTCTCTCATATTG GGAAAGAAAACACTGTATTGCGAGCGCGTATACCAAAGGAAAACGTTTCTGTAATTCCAAATGCTGTCGACACTGCCTTATTTACACCCGAACCAAGTAAACGACCTATGGATGGCACAA TTAATATTGTCGTCGCTTCACGCCTTGTTTATCGTAAAGGTATTGATTTGCTGGCTGGCGTTATTCCACGATTTAGGCATGCGCCTAATATAAATTTCATTATAGTTGGTGATGGACCAAAACGTGATCTACTTGAAGAAGTACGTGAGAGGACCAATATGCAAGATAGGGTTGAGTTAATAGGAGCGGTTGAACATTCACAAGTTCGCGACATTCTTGTACGTGGCCACATTTTCGTCAACACCTCACTCACGGAAGCTTACTGCATGGCTATAGTAGAAGCGGCTTCATGTGGCCTGCAAGTTGTATCTACTCGTGTGGGAG GCATTCTCAAAGCCCTTAACCGTTACACACACTTTTGTAATAAGCAACAACACAATTTAGTTGAGTCTAGTGCCTGTGGTAATGGCTATGCAATGGGAAATGGTGCTGTTTCAACAACTAGTTCACACAAACGTACGTCCCTGGCAAAAACACGACATACAAACTCAGTTGTGCATAAATTAAAGGATCCAAAAAATACCGAAAACTTGGAAAATAATGATGATAGTGAAGCTGTGCTTTGcccatataaatgcaatgaaattgTTTCGTCACTCTACAATTGGGAGAACGTTACACAACGTACGGAGAAAGTATATGCGCGCATTTTGGCCGAGCCTGAAAAGTCACTTGGCGCTCTGCTTTATGGTTACATGCGCAGTAAAGTATGGCCATTCCTGCTGGTGATATCTATGGCACATGTACTGCTGTTATTTTTAGAGTATTTACGTCCAcgtcgttatatggagaaagcCAAAGAACTGACGCGTTTGCGTAACAACTAA